GCGTAGGATCCGAGGCCTGGGCGGCGCCTGCGGGGTCGGCTATCAGGACCAGGGCGCCGGCGGCTGCGGCAGCCGCGGCAACGACACTGCGAGTGCGGTTCATAATGTCCGTTCTGTTGCTTATCGGAGCGTTGGCTCCTCCAGGCGGCGTCGGTACCGGCACCTGGAAGTCTTCCTCGGCGAACGTTCTGCAGGTCGCCGTCCTGCCCTCGCGTCCCAAAGTGCGAGGCGGTCAGTAGCCCTTTCCCTGCAGCCACTTGAGAGCGAACTCGGCCACCTCACGCCATCCGTGGTCGATGGTGAGGGAGTGGCCGCGGTCGGAGAATTCCTTGAGTTCGGTGACAGCCTTCGAATGCCGGTACTGCTTGAAGGTCGCCCTCGAAATGGCAGGGGGAACGGTGTGGTCCTTCCCTCCCGTGATCAGCAGCAGCGGGCCGCGGTCGTCGTTGCGTGTTTCGACCTTGAGGGGCGAGTTGGGCGAGAAGTTCATCACTGACGCCTCGAACAGTGGCTTGGCCGGGCCGGGGATACTCCACCGCTGGTGGAGTGCATCGGACTCCAGTGCGCTGACGGCGTTTCCGAAGCCGTAACGGAACTGCTCGCGCGTCAGAGAAACGGCACGCTTGCTGTTGGCTGGGTTCTTCAGACCGGGAAATGCGCTGCGCAACATCGCGAGCGGCACCGGTCTGACGCCCTTGATCTGCGCGGCGTCCACGGCGACGGCTGCGGCGGCCCGGTTGAGACCGAGGAGCTTTTCGGTGACGGCTCCGCCGAAGGAGTGCCCGATGACGATGGGCTGCGCCTCCAGGCCGTCGATCAACTGCTCGTAGTGGGCGACAATCGCGCCGAAGCTGTGGCCGGCGAGGGCTTCGGGGTGACGTCGGGTCTCTTCGACCGTCGCGGCCTGGCCGGGCCACCCCGGCGCTATCGGGTCGTAGCCGGCGTCCCTGAAGAATTCCATCCAGGGCGCCCACGACATGCTGTGGACCCAGAGGCCGGGGATGAAGACGACGGGCCTACGCAATGAGGGCATGACGAGTTCCTTCGGGTGGGATGTGCGAAGTACGGCGGGCGCGGTGTGCCGTGCGGGTGCTCTCTTGCGGTGTGAACGTGTCAGGTCCGGGTGAGGCGGTACGTGGTACCGCTGCTGCTGGCGACCCACGCGTCGGGCAGGGCTGCGGCCAGCGCGTGCTGGGCCCGCCAGCCGGTGCAGTGCCCCGGTGCGATGAGATGTGGTGCGATGTCGCTCAGCGCGGCGATCGTGGGAGCGATGACGGGTTCGAAGGCGGGCCCGCTCAGGTGAAAGCCGCCGAGCAGAGCGTGGAGTGCTGCGACGCCGGTCAGCCGCTGGGCGTGGCGCACGATGTTGATGACCCCCGCGTGGCCGCATCCGGTCAGGACGACCAGGCCGCGGTCTTTGAGATGGACGACGAGAGCCTGATCGTCAATGACCTGCGGGTCGTGCTGCCAGCCGTCGCCGTGCCAGGCCTGGTGCGCCGCCGGCATGCCGTGCTCGAAGTCCGTGGTGCGGTCCACCTCGCCGGTGATGAGAACGCTGCCGTCGACCAGGAGCGAGGGTTGTGTTCGTTCGATGACCTCGAAGCCCTCGCCGGTGAGAGCCTTCTTGCTGAGAGTGGGCATGTCGAAGGTGCTGCGCGCATCCTGGATGCGGCGCCGGGTCCAGGCATAGGGGTGGACAACCATCGGCATCCTGCTGCTGCCGAGCCTGCTGGCAAGCCCGCCGAGGCCTCCTGCGTGGTCGAAGTGGCCGTGGCTGAGGACCACGCCCTGCAGGCCGTCGAGGCGGATGCCGAGGCGGTCGGCGTTGGTGATGATGCCCGAGGGCGACAGGCCCGCATCGAACATCAGCGTCGTCTCCTGGTCGCCGCGCCGGACGGTGACCAGGGCGGAGAACCCGTGCTCGGCCAGTAGACCCACTGCGGTCTGTCCCGCTTCGAACTGACCGGCCGGGGTGGCCACCCGTCCGAAGCCGCTCCTGGTGGTGTGGCCGTCGCCGACAAGCAGGGCGTCGAAGGTGTTGTCCATCAAGACCGTGACACGGACCTCGTCAACGGGCTGGAGGGTGATCGGGTCCACGGCGCTGCCGAGTACGGGACGCGGGGCGGAGAGCGCCGCGTCGTACACGGACGCGTGGGTGGTGTCGCACATGACTGTCCGATCGTGTCGATGCCGGCCCGGAGTGCCGGTTCGCGTCGTTCTGTCCTTGTGTGGTTCAGGCGGTGGGCGGGATGACGACTTCGACGGTTCCGGCGGCCACGTCGTACACGAGTCCTGAGACGAGGAAGTCGGGCCTGCGGACTTCCTGCCGGATGATGCCGACGTCCACGTGCACCGAGCCATAGGGGTCGCTGACGGACTTGGCGGCGAGTTCGCCCCGCGAAATCTCGAAGTACTCGGCGAGGAGGTCCTCGAAGGGCGCCAGATCGGTCATGCCGCAGTCGGTGTGGTGGAGGATGACCAGATTCCAGGGCCCGCTCGCCTTGCCGTCCGGGTTGGCCTCGCCGACCTTGCGGAGCATCGTCATGGTGCGCAAGGTCGCGGGGGTGACGCGGCCGCCCACATTGCGGATCACGGCCGCTTCGCCGTGCCTGATACCCAGGACGTGCGAGGGGTCCACACGCGGGTCGACGCACCCGATGACCATCATGTTGCCGGTGGGGTTGATGGTCAGGCTCGGTCCGGTCCGATACGGCCCAGTGACGAAGTCGGCGTTGCGCCGCACCAGTTCCGCAATGTCGGTCATGACGTCTCCAGGTGATTCGCAGGCTGACGTGCCCGGCCCGGAAGGGTCGGGGACTGGGGCGGCCGGGCCGGCGGGTCGCCCTCCCCTGGTCCTGGCGCAGCTACGGCGCGACGACGGTCTCGACCTGGCCCGTGGCCACGTCGTAGAGGAGCCCGGAGACACGTACCCCTTCCAACCGGGTCTCGGCGCGCAGAGCGGCGACGTCGTGGGCAATGGCGGCGCGCGGGTCGCTGACCGCCTGCTCGGCCAGGCCCTGCTCGTCGGTCTCGAAGTAGGGGGTGAGCAGGTCGGGCTGGTCCTCCAGGAGAGTGATGCCGCAGTGCGTGTGCTGCAGGACGATCACCTCCCATCCGAGACCGAGATCGCCACCTGCTGCCTGCGTCACCTTGCGGAGCATCATCATCTCCTCCAGCGTGCGCGGGGTGACGCGGCCGCCGACGTTGCGGATGGTTGCGATCTCGCCCGGCTCCGCACCGAGGACCGCCTCGGGGTCGACGCGCGGGTCCACGCAGCCGATGACGATCGTCTTCAGGGCCGGCATCATGCGCAGGCCCTCGGTGAACTGCGTCTTCGCGAAGTCGGCGTTGCGGCCGGTGAGAGTTTCAACGACACCCATGGTGTGCTCCTTCAGCTAGTGAGTCCACTTTCTGGACTCAGTCAGGTGTACCGTAACAGCGTGAGTCCAGAATCGATACCAACCCCGCGGGAATGCTCGCTGACCGACGCACTCGAGGTTCTCGGCGACCGTTACTCGCTGCCCGTACTGCGAGAACTGCTGTACGGCTACCACCGCTTCTCCGACCTGGCCAAGCTCACCGGCGCGCCTCGCACCTTGCTGACCGGCCGCCTGCGGCGGCTCGAAGAGGCGGGCGTCATCGTGCGGCGGCAGTACTCGCAACACCCAGTCCGTTTCGAGTACCACCTCACGCAGGCCGGGGTAGATCTCGTCCCCGTGATCCTCACGCTCACGGAGTGGGGAGAGCGGCACACCGGCCACGACAAGCCCAAGACGGTCTTCCAGCACAGCTGCGGAGCCGAGCTGCATCCGCTGGTGACGTGCAACTGCTGCCGCCAGGAGATCCGCCCCGGCGAGTTCGAGGTCGTGGGTGACACACATACCCCGGTGGCGGGCACCTAGCAGGCCTGTGCACGCGGGGCATCGGCACAGTCCGCAGGTACGACCGTCCGGATGGACGGATGCTGCGGACGCAGACGCAAGCCGGGCCGACGAACTTTTCGCAGGCCGCGCCTCGCCGACGACGGGAGCCGCGGTGACCATTCATGTATTTGCCTCCGGACTCGCGTTCCGGCCGGGAGGCAGTCTCGATGGGTTCCGGAGGTCTCGGATGGTCCACGGCTGAGACATTCACCTGCGAGAGGCAGAGGCCTGGGCACCCGTCCACGAAAGTTGGCACAAGATCAACGATGCAACGGGTGCTGGTGCGCCGCCAGTGAGCGTGTGTTGTCGTGCACACCCTGCATAGAGGTGTGCACGATTCCAAGAACGGCGGGGCCGGGACGCGCCCCGCACACCACCCGCGCTGAAAGAGGTCGGCTCGGCTCTCGCCGCCTCGCCGAGCGTCGGCGCAGAGGGCTGCGGCGCACAAACAGGTGAACCGTGTCTGGCCCCGCCCCTGGCCGGCGCAGCTCAGCCCAGGTAGAAATCCCGGCGCGCGGCGACGAACTCCTCGATCGTCTGGGCGGGTACGCCCGTCACACGCATGACGTCGTCGGACGCGCGGTCGTAGCGGTTTTCCTGGTGCAGCCGTGCCATGGTGACGATGTGCTGCTCGATGTGCGGCGGCAGGCCGAGCTTCCCGAGCACCTCGGCCCGCCACCACTCCAGCGGCACCTCCACATAGGAGACCGGTTGTCCCAGCGCCCGTGAGAACTCCTCGGCCATCTCCGTCATGGTGACCGAGCGCGGCCCGGTGAGATCGTAGACGTTGCCGATGTGGGCTGCCGGGTCGCGAAGCACGGTGGCCACCACCCGCACGACGTCAGCGACGGCAACCGGCGACGTCCGCCCGGTTCCAAACGGCAGCGGGATCGTGCCATTCTCCCGGATCGAGCGCGCCAGCAGAGCGGTGAACAGCGGACTGTCCAGAAACGATGTCGGCCTGATGTGTACCACCGGCAGGCCGGACCAGTTCAATACCTGCTCCGCCAACCAGTGCAGCCGCTGCTGGTGCGACTCCGCAGTACTGATGGCGGTCATCTGCGACACCGTCATCTGCGACATGCCCACCCGGGCATTCAGTTTGCCGTGCTCCCGCGCGACGGTGGCCACCACGGTCGCTGCCAGCAGGTGGTCCGGAGACACGGGCATCGCAAAGTACATCTGGCCGACGCCCGCCAGCGCGGCCGCGACGCTCTCGGGACGGGTGAGATCGCCGATGACGACCTCAGCGCCGAACGTGCGCAGCTCGGCCGCACGTTCGTCGTCGCGGCGGACCATCACCCGCACCGGCACGTCCTGCGTGCGCAATTGCTCGATAACGGCGCGGCCCACGCCCCCGGCGCCGGTGATGAGAACAAGGTTGCTGGCAGCCATCTGTCGATCTCCTGATGGGCATCTGATTGACGCGTGATCACACATATGATTGTGGAAAAGCAGTGGGATGTGCAGCGCCGAGGGTGCGCCGCGACGGCCGAGAGTAAGCGTCGGCCACGCGGCTGGAATCGGCCGGTCTTTGCGGGCAACATGCCGCGGACCGTGAAGTCGCCCAGGGAGCAGCTGTCGCCATACTGCCTGAAGCAGGGCTGAATTCTATGCTTGAGAAATCTCAGTTATCTCGCAGGAGTACCTGTGCCACGGCCTTGGGATCGTCCCATTGCACCCAGTGCCGGGCGTCGATCGGATGCATTTGGGAGTCCGGAAACAGCCCGGCCAGGTGTTCTGCGACCCCCGTGTTGAGGTAGGGGTCGTTCACTCCGAAGGCAATGTCGACTGGGAATTGCAGGGACGCCAGCCGACCTGATGCGATCACGTCGTTGGTGATGGCTACGTCGTCGAAGAGCCGGCCTGTCCAAGCCCGGATTGCGTCAAGAGCGTCTGGCTGTGAGGCACTTCCGAAGAACTGAGGAATGATCGCCTTCTGCCGGATGTCCGCTGTGGGCCCATAGCCGAACTGCTGGGCGGTGTACTCCAGCAGCCACTGCCTCTGGGCAGGGTCCTGCATGAGGGCGTCCGCGAGGAGGACGAGATGGGGATCGCCCAGCAGGCGAATCATCTCCGGGAACCGCAAAGTCGGGGAGTCGCCGAAAAAGCAGTTCAGGAGCACCATGCGCGCGACACGGTCAGGATGCGCAAGGGCGTACTCGACTGCGACGGGGCCGCCGGCGTCGTGACCCACGACGATGACCTGGTCGAGGTTCAACTGGTCGATGACGGCCGCGGTTTCGCTGAGGCGCTGGCCGTCGGCGACAGGGGAAGTCTGTGATCGCTCAGACTGCCCGTAGCCGAGGAAGTCGAAGGTGATCACCCTGCGGGGCTGGAGTTCCGATGCGAGCTTGTCGTAGATGGTCGAGTCGTCCGGGTATCCGTGGAGGAGGAGGAAGGGAATTCCCAGACCTGGGTAATCCTTCGCCGCCAGGAAACCCCAAGGTGTCGAGACCTTGTGCCGGACTGGTGCAGGTACTGTCATGACCGCTCCTTGTTCAGATTCCCACATCGACTTGATCGGGTCATTTTCCGAATAGATCATTAGGGCTTGGGGTTCACGGCGACTCGACCCTGGATGCATGTCAGGCGAACGTATGGCAACTCGAGTTGCCGCCCTTGTCAACCTTAATCCCATTTTTTGCGTTGCGCAGCGTGAAGGAAGGGTATGTAGCGGCTATTCGGTATGTAGATGGGATCAGGGGTGCCCTGATCGCACCACCGGAGCCCCGCTGCCGTGACCCTCGTAGACAGGTCGATCCGGCCTGAATTCTCTTCACCCGACGGCAATGCACGGCATTACGAAATCAACCCTTCAATCATTTTCGGGTACGAAAAGCGCATACGTGCTCATTGTGTCCATCGGCATGGCTGGCCGACCAGAGGCGCAGGCGCTTCGTGCAGCTGCTGCAGGGGAGCGTGCACGATTTGAGCATCGGCGTTGGATACCGTCTCTGATTTCTTCTGTGCAGGTTGCAGGTCACGCCATTCACGAGGAGACATTCCGTAAGCCGCGCGAAAGATCCTGCCGAAGTTGGACATGTCGGTGAAGCCCCAGCGACGCGCAACGGTCTCAATGGTGGTGAGGCGAGCAGATGGGCGTCTGAATTCGTTGCGGCATTCTTCAAGGCGATGCGTTCGTATCCAGTCCGCCAGGGAGATACCCCCTTCCGCCATCACTTTGTAGAGGCGACGGACGGACATGTGGTGCGCGGCTGCGACCTGGACGGCGTTCAGGCCCGGCTCCGCCAGGTGAGCGCGGGCGTACTCAAGGATGCGCAGCAGCAACGTGGACTGCAGGGACTCCTTCGCGAGGTGTACGGCATCGAGATGAGTGGTGATCACAGCTCTGAGGAGGTCGATGCTGGGCTGGCCTAGCGCCTCGGCACCCGGGCCGGCGAAGTGACTGTGTCTCGTGGCCAGTTGCCACAGGTGGCTCGCGGTCAACTGCGCAATCGGATCACCAGGGCTGAGGGTGACCGCGGAGATCTGGCTGAGCAGTGCGTGAGGCAAGGCCAGCCGGTTGACCGGAATGCGGAAGAAGTGCTGCCCTATGCCGTTCCGGTCCGCGATGATGTAAGGGAGTGTCGACTGGTAGAGGACGAGGTCGCCGGGCAGCAGCGGTGCCTCACGGT
This portion of the Streptomyces mirabilis genome encodes:
- a CDS encoding alpha/beta hydrolase, yielding MPSLRRPVVFIPGLWVHSMSWAPWMEFFRDAGYDPIAPGWPGQAATVEETRRHPEALAGHSFGAIVAHYEQLIDGLEAQPIVIGHSFGGAVTEKLLGLNRAAAAVAVDAAQIKGVRPVPLAMLRSAFPGLKNPANSKRAVSLTREQFRYGFGNAVSALESDALHQRWSIPGPAKPLFEASVMNFSPNSPLKVETRNDDRGPLLLITGGKDHTVPPAISRATFKQYRHSKAVTELKEFSDRGHSLTIDHGWREVAEFALKWLQGKGY
- a CDS encoding MBL fold metallo-hydrolase, which gives rise to MCDTTHASVYDAALSAPRPVLGSAVDPITLQPVDEVRVTVLMDNTFDALLVGDGHTTRSGFGRVATPAGQFEAGQTAVGLLAEHGFSALVTVRRGDQETTLMFDAGLSPSGIITNADRLGIRLDGLQGVVLSHGHFDHAGGLGGLASRLGSSRMPMVVHPYAWTRRRIQDARSTFDMPTLSKKALTGEGFEVIERTQPSLLVDGSVLITGEVDRTTDFEHGMPAAHQAWHGDGWQHDPQVIDDQALVVHLKDRGLVVLTGCGHAGVINIVRHAQRLTGVAALHALLGGFHLSGPAFEPVIAPTIAALSDIAPHLIAPGHCTGWRAQHALAAALPDAWVASSSGTTYRLTRT
- a CDS encoding carbonic anhydrase, which produces MTDIAELVRRNADFVTGPYRTGPSLTINPTGNMMVIGCVDPRVDPSHVLGIRHGEAAVIRNVGGRVTPATLRTMTMLRKVGEANPDGKASGPWNLVILHHTDCGMTDLAPFEDLLAEYFEISRGELAAKSVSDPYGSVHVDVGIIRQEVRRPDFLVSGLVYDVAAGTVEVVIPPTA
- a CDS encoding carbonic anhydrase, producing the protein MGVVETLTGRNADFAKTQFTEGLRMMPALKTIVIGCVDPRVDPEAVLGAEPGEIATIRNVGGRVTPRTLEEMMMLRKVTQAAGGDLGLGWEVIVLQHTHCGITLLEDQPDLLTPYFETDEQGLAEQAVSDPRAAIAHDVAALRAETRLEGVRVSGLLYDVATGQVETVVAP
- a CDS encoding helix-turn-helix domain-containing protein is translated as MSPESIPTPRECSLTDALEVLGDRYSLPVLRELLYGYHRFSDLAKLTGAPRTLLTGRLRRLEEAGVIVRRQYSQHPVRFEYHLTQAGVDLVPVILTLTEWGERHTGHDKPKTVFQHSCGAELHPLVTCNCCRQEIRPGEFEVVGDTHTPVAGT
- a CDS encoding NAD(P)H-binding protein; its protein translation is MAASNLVLITGAGGVGRAVIEQLRTQDVPVRVMVRRDDERAAELRTFGAEVVIGDLTRPESVAAALAGVGQMYFAMPVSPDHLLAATVVATVAREHGKLNARVGMSQMTVSQMTAISTAESHQQRLHWLAEQVLNWSGLPVVHIRPTSFLDSPLFTALLARSIRENGTIPLPFGTGRTSPVAVADVVRVVATVLRDPAAHIGNVYDLTGPRSVTMTEMAEEFSRALGQPVSYVEVPLEWWRAEVLGKLGLPPHIEQHIVTMARLHQENRYDRASDDVMRVTGVPAQTIEEFVAARRDFYLG
- a CDS encoding alpha/beta hydrolase, encoding MTVPAPVRHKVSTPWGFLAAKDYPGLGIPFLLLHGYPDDSTIYDKLASELQPRRVITFDFLGYGQSERSQTSPVADGQRLSETAAVIDQLNLDQVIVVGHDAGGPVAVEYALAHPDRVARMVLLNCFFGDSPTLRFPEMIRLLGDPHLVLLADALMQDPAQRQWLLEYTAQQFGYGPTADIRQKAIIPQFFGSASQPDALDAIRAWTGRLFDDVAITNDVIASGRLASLQFPVDIAFGVNDPYLNTGVAEHLAGLFPDSQMHPIDARHWVQWDDPKAVAQVLLRDN
- a CDS encoding helix-turn-helix domain-containing protein encodes the protein MRYWDIQEFTPENRAEAVREVIANITGRVDIDFPTRGRQVQASGVTSDLGPLTVCTVRSNATQVRRTTRSVRDDLEPSVFVGLQMSGSSTVSQADREAPLLPGDLVLYQSTLPYIIADRNGIGQHFFRIPVNRLALPHALLSQISAVTLSPGDPIAQLTASHLWQLATRHSHFAGPGAEALGQPSIDLLRAVITTHLDAVHLAKESLQSTLLLRILEYARAHLAEPGLNAVQVAAAHHMSVRRLYKVMAEGGISLADWIRTHRLEECRNEFRRPSARLTTIETVARRWGFTDMSNFGRIFRAAYGMSPREWRDLQPAQKKSETVSNADAQIVHAPLQQLHEAPAPLVGQPCRWTQ